A genomic segment from Spinacia oleracea cultivar Varoflay chromosome 3, BTI_SOV_V1, whole genome shotgun sequence encodes:
- the LOC110788650 gene encoding sugar transporter ERD6-like 6, with translation MSGGDAEEARAAELKKPFLHTGSWYRMSGSATGKDPISSGSMVMGSRQSSIFGSIANMSESAISIVFCVLVVALGPIQFGFTCGYSSPTQSSIMKDLDLKVSEFSLFGSLANVGAMVGAIASGQISEYIGRKGSLMIASIPNIIGWLVVSFSRDISFLYMGRLLEGFGVGIISYTVPVYIAEIAPQNLRGTLGSVNQLAVTIGIMLVYLLGIFVEWRALAIIGILPCAALIPGLFFIPESPRWLAKMGMMEECEASLQVLRGFDTDIAVEMNDIKKSVASSRKRTTISISHLKRKRYWFPLMLGIGLLLLQQLCGINGILFYSRTIFEKAGISEGAAATFGLGSIQVIATGVATWLMDRAGRRVLLIVSSVGMTVSLLLVSVAFFLEDVLPKDSALHSTLSILSVVGLVAMVVFFSLGMGPIPWLIMSEILPTSIKGLAGSVATMANFLTSWGVTMTANLLLGWSSGGTFTIYTFFAAITVVFVAAWLPETKGKTLEEIQAYFR, from the exons atgagcGGCGGCGATGCGGAGGAAGCGAGGGCGGCGGAGCTCAAAAAGCCGTTCCTTCATACGGGGAGTTGGTATCGGATGAGTGGCTCCGCCACCGGGAAAGATCCGATCAGTAGTGGTAGTATGGTGATGGGTTCACGACAATCCAGTATTTTTGGTTCTATTGCTAATATGAGCGAATCCGCCATTTCCATTGTTTTCTGTGTTCTTGTCGTTGCTCTTGGCCCTATCCAATTTGGCTTCACC TGTGGGTATTCATCGCCTACACAATCCTCCATCATGAAGGATCTTGACCTTAAAGTGTCAgag TTCTCCTTGTTTGGATCATTGGCTAATGTAGGAGCAATGGTGGGGGCAATTGCTAGTGGCCAGATTTCTGAATACATTGGGCGCAAAGGG TCACTGATGATTGCTTCAATCCCAAATATCATTGGATGGCTGGTCGTATCATTTTCGAGA GATATCTCATTTCTGTATATGGGACGGCTGCTGGAAGGTTTTGGTGTTGGCATTATTTCCTACACG GTGCCTGTTTACATAGCCGAAATAGCACCTCAAAACTTGAGGGGAACGCTTGGATCAGTGAACCAG CTTGCTGTTACCATTGGCATAATGCTTGTTTACCTACTGGGAATATTTGTTGAATGGAGAGCACTTGCAATTATTG GAATCTTGCCTTGTGCTGCATTGATACCAGGGCTATTTTTCATACCAGAATCTCCTCGCTGGCTG GCAAAAATGGGGATGATGGAAGAATGTGAAGCATCTTTGCAAGTTCTAAGAGGATTTGATACAGATATTGCTGTCGAAATGAATGACATCAAA AAATCTGTGGCATCATCCCGCAAAAGAACAACAATTAGCATTTCACATCTCAAGAGAAAAAGATATTGGTTCCCATTGATG TTGGGAATTGGATTACTTTTGCTTCAGCAGCTCTGTGGTATTAATGGCATTTTGTTCTATTCCCGTACCATATTTGAAAAAGCAG GAATTTCTGAGGGTGCTGCTGCCACATTTGGCCTTGGAAGCATTCAG GTGATTGCTACTGGAGTTGCAACTTGGCTAATGGACAGAGCTGGCCGAAGGGTTCTTCTTATA GTTTCCTCTGTTGGAATGACGGTTAGCCTCCTCCTCGTCTCAGTTGCATTTTTTCTCGAG GATGTCCTACCAAAAGACTCGGCTTTGCACAGCACGTTGAGCATACTCTCGGTAGTAGGCCTCGTG GCTATGGTGGTTTTCTTTTCTTTGGGAATGGGACCCATTCCCTGGCTTATTATGTCTGAG ATCCTTCCAACGAGTATAAAAGGCCTTGCTGGGAGTGTAGCAACAATGGCTAACTTTCTGACTTCATGGGGTGTCACAATGACTGCAAACTTGCTGCTTGGTTGGAGTAGCGGAG GAACCTTTACAATTTACACATTTTTTGCTGCTATAACTGTTGTATTCGTGGCGGCGTGGCTTCcagaaacaaaaggaaaaacacTGGAAGAAATTCAAGCATACTTcagataa